The following proteins are co-located in the Rippkaea orientalis PCC 8801 genome:
- the gntT gene encoding guanitoxin biosynthesis MATE family efflux transporter GntT: MQFLWFNRKLLIESLNLPSFFDRFLRLAFINILSNLMVPLAGLLSVAFLGHLGEIRHLAGVTLATIIFNYLYRALGFLRIATTGITAQAEGRDARDDVLLALLRNGLLALILGLGILLLQYPLGIIGFSLLSAAPMVKSSALAYYDTRILGAPAVLLNFVLIGWFLGREKSGKVLLMSIVGNGANIVLDYLLIIHLGLESGGAGLATSISQLLMCLVGLILVCREVKLQEIVKVSEQLKLSAFNNTLILNRDLFIRTLVFLSAFSLFTNLSALMGTETLAENAVLLQVFSLVVYLIDGLAFATESLAGNFKGQEATENFLPLLKLAGTIGFIFGLSSATAFILFPEPLFTLLTNHQELFSYLNSHVFWLLPVLGFGSIAFILDGYFLGLAEGRLIRNTALISTFVGFIPLAIIAWQCHNSSWLWLALSCFMLTRAVLLSLQVPKTLKHSNLIENESSATSMANSPFSIGSPVVSGNR; this comes from the coding sequence ATGCAATTCCTGTGGTTCAATAGAAAACTATTGATTGAGTCTTTAAATTTACCTTCATTTTTTGACCGTTTTCTCAGACTAGCTTTTATTAACATTCTCTCTAACTTAATGGTTCCCCTAGCAGGGTTACTCAGCGTTGCTTTTTTAGGACATTTAGGGGAAATTCGTCACCTTGCAGGGGTAACTTTAGCGACGATTATTTTTAATTACCTTTACCGCGCATTGGGGTTTCTTCGTATTGCCACTACAGGGATAACTGCCCAAGCAGAAGGACGGGATGCTAGAGATGATGTCTTATTAGCTTTACTCCGCAATGGACTATTAGCTTTAATCCTAGGATTAGGCATTCTTTTGCTACAGTATCCGTTAGGAATCATTGGATTTTCTTTACTGAGTGCGGCTCCAATGGTTAAATCATCGGCTCTAGCCTATTATGATACCAGAATTTTAGGTGCTCCAGCCGTTTTACTCAATTTTGTCCTAATTGGATGGTTTTTAGGACGGGAAAAAAGTGGCAAAGTTTTATTAATGTCCATTGTAGGTAATGGGGCTAATATTGTCTTAGATTACCTGTTAATTATTCATTTAGGGTTAGAGAGTGGAGGTGCGGGGTTAGCGACTTCTATTAGTCAGCTTTTAATGTGTTTAGTGGGACTTATCTTAGTATGTCGAGAAGTGAAATTACAGGAAATCGTTAAAGTTAGTGAACAACTCAAATTATCAGCTTTTAATAATACCTTAATCCTCAATCGAGATCTGTTTATCAGAACCCTTGTTTTTCTCTCGGCTTTTTCTCTTTTTACCAATTTAAGTGCCCTTATGGGAACGGAAACTTTAGCCGAAAATGCCGTGTTATTACAAGTCTTTTCCTTGGTGGTTTATTTAATTGATGGATTAGCCTTTGCGACAGAATCTTTAGCGGGGAATTTTAAAGGACAAGAAGCAACAGAAAACTTTTTACCTCTATTAAAATTAGCCGGAACTATCGGTTTTATATTCGGGTTAAGTTCAGCTACCGCTTTTATTTTATTTCCCGAACCTTTATTTACTTTATTAACCAATCATCAAGAACTCTTTTCCTATCTTAATTCTCATGTCTTTTGGCTATTACCCGTGTTAGGATTTGGATCAATTGCGTTTATCTTAGATGGCTATTTTCTAGGATTAGCAGAAGGCCGTCTAATACGCAATACCGCTTTAATTTCCACCTTTGTAGGGTTTATCCCCTTGGCAATTATTGCCTGGCAATGTCACAATAGTTCTTGGCTATGGTTAGCCCTGTCTTGTTTTATGTTAACCAGGGCTGTTTTACTCAGTTTACAGGTTCCTAAAACCTTAAAACATAGTAATCTGATTGAAAATGAATCCTCTGCAACCTCAATGGCAAATTCTCCCTTCTCTATCGGTTCCCCTGTGGTTTCGGGAAATCGTTAA